The proteins below come from a single Drosophila miranda strain MSH22 chromosome Y unlocalized genomic scaffold, D.miranda_PacBio2.1 Contig_Y1_pilon, whole genome shotgun sequence genomic window:
- the LOC117190296 gene encoding inactive peptidyl-prolyl cis-trans isomerase shutdown-like: MAAVDRDKFAIVYPKALDMHMHGKDCVKRFRYRNAVTAFERAVSSLNYCRLANDEDERKQIALLITLNQNLMICYNKLHNPKRVCITMKALRRLTENKPSKAL, from the exons ATGGCCGCTGTGGATCGGGACAAGTTTGCAATAGTTTACCCCAAGGCATTAGACATGCACATGCATGGCAAGGACTGTGTGAAGCGCTTTCGCTACCGCAACGCCGTCACTGCCTTCGAGCGGGCCGTAAGCTCTCTAAACTATTGCCGTCTAGCCAATGATGAGGATGAGCGCAAGCAAATCGCTCTGTTGATCACTCTCAAT CAAAACTTGATGATCTGCTACAATAAATTGCATAATCCCAAACGCGTGTGCATTACGATGAAAGCCTTGCGGCGTCTCACTGAAAATAAGCCCTCTAAGGCCCTGTAA